TCCGCCCCCTCGGCCAGGAGTATAAGGGAGGCGGGCCGGCAGCGGGCGGCGGAGCGACGTCCGGGCCGCGGCCGCCCAGGGGCCCGGCGGTGTCGCGCCGAATCCCTCCTCCAGACAGCCGGGCGAGCCGGCGCGAGAGCTCGCCGGCGGCGGAGGTGGAGCGGCATGTTCCGGAAGATCCTGGTCGCCGTGGACGGCTCCGAGAGCGCGCAGCGGGCGGTGGCGGCCGCGGCCGAGCTGGCGGCCTCGCTCCCCGGGGCCGAGGTGGCGCTTCTGACGGTCAGCGAGCCGGTACCGCTCTTCGTGGTCGACGAGCTGCGGGCCAACGGCCTGGACCCGGCGGTCCTGCAGGAGCGGCACGCCGAGGAGCTGCTGGAGGCCGCCGCAGGCCCCCTACGGGAGCGCGGCCTCGACTACGTGCCGCTGACGGCGGTGGGAGACCCGGCCGGCGAGATCTGCCGCGCGGCCCAGGAGGGCGGCTATGACCTGATCGTCATGGGCCGCCGCGGCCTCGGGCCCTTCCAGGAGATGCTGGCCGGCAGCGTCTCCAACAAGGTGGTCCACCGCGCCCGGCGCGCCGTCCTCATCGTCCAGTGAGGCCGGCTCCGGACGCGCGCCGAGAGGGAGGCGGGAGCATGGCGACGGTGCGGGATCCGGTCTGCGGCATGGAGTTCGAGGAGGAGACGGCGCTGGAGAT
This sequence is a window from Bacillota bacterium. Protein-coding genes within it:
- a CDS encoding universal stress protein, yielding MFRKILVAVDGSESAQRAVAAAAELAASLPGAEVALLTVSEPVPLFVVDELRANGLDPAVLQERHAEELLEAAAGPLRERGLDYVPLTAVGDPAGEICRAAQEGGYDLIVMGRRGLGPFQEMLAGSVSNKVVHRARRAVLIVQ